A region from the Candidatus Zixiibacteriota bacterium genome encodes:
- a CDS encoding VanZ family protein, protein MNNNSRSIIFFAIVLLAIISLGFIRPPGKSFLLQSVSNTGHIPAFGVLALVLFNLSKNFLSRKLKNPFQHYIITFGISSLLGILTEYIQIFGPRDADIWDIVRNEIGIIIFLGFCLWRDTKPVSLFSPAMKNLRKGLISLLSLMVILSLMPIILWSGAYIHRNNSFPVICSFDSSLEEMFWEIDQAEVSRVTGPVEWGKADSDKVGQVMFIPKQYSGFGVLEPVRDWSFYNSFEFEIYSPLNTISWLALRIEDYRHDRSYFDRFNRLLEIHPGPNHVIIPISEIENGPRGRKLDMNSIAAIIFFADKPAQPFSFYFDNLRLN, encoded by the coding sequence ATGAATAATAATTCCCGGAGTATTATATTTTTCGCCATCGTATTGCTTGCCATTATATCGCTGGGATTTATCCGACCACCCGGAAAATCTTTTCTGCTTCAATCGGTCAGTAATACCGGCCATATCCCGGCTTTTGGCGTTCTTGCTCTGGTACTATTTAATCTGTCAAAAAATTTTCTATCCCGGAAGTTGAAAAATCCATTTCAACATTATATAATTACCTTCGGTATCTCCAGCCTATTAGGAATCCTAACCGAATATATTCAGATCTTCGGTCCTCGCGACGCGGATATCTGGGATATCGTTCGAAACGAAATCGGAATTATAATCTTTTTAGGATTTTGTTTATGGCGCGATACAAAACCTGTTAGCCTTTTTTCACCGGCGATGAAGAACCTGCGTAAAGGATTAATCTCACTGTTGTCTTTAATGGTGATATTATCGCTTATGCCAATAATTTTATGGAGTGGGGCCTACATTCATCGGAATAATTCATTTCCCGTAATTTGCAGTTTTGATTCTTCGCTGGAAGAGATGTTCTGGGAAATTGATCAAGCCGAAGTCTCAAGAGTAACCGGGCCGGTAGAGTGGGGGAAAGCCGATAGTGATAAAGTTGGCCAGGTTATGTTTATTCCTAAACAATATAGCGGTTTTGGAGTTTTAGAGCCCGTTCGGGATTGGAGTTTTTACAATTCTTTCGAGTTTGAAATCTATTCCCCGCTCAATACAATCTCCTGGCTTGCTCTTCGGATTGAAGATTACCGCCATGACCGAAGCTATTTCGATCGCTTTAACCGCCTGCTTGAAATACACCCGGGACCCAATCATGTCATAATACCAATTTCGGAAATTGAAAACGGCCCGAGGGGTAGAAAACTTGATATGAATTCCATCGCCGCGATAATTTTCTTTGCCGACAAACCCGCTCAGCCTTTTTCGTTCTATTTCGATAATTTAAGACTTAATTAA
- a CDS encoding FG-GAP-like repeat-containing protein, producing the protein MAISVSVWLLMLLHSCTVAVEASPPNPSSFVRVATSPIVSDGGWSFDASWADYDGDNYPNLFVCDDNFGSITDVYYLYHNNGDGTFTRMTNGEIASDNEPSHAAAWADHDHDGDLDLYFASYDPYSENNPAFLRNELFRNKGNGNNWIIIKPVGMSMDSLATWGTAALKP; encoded by the coding sequence ATGGCAATCAGTGTCTCCGTTTGGCTCTTGATGCTATTGCATTCATGCACAGTGGCTGTCGAAGCCTCGCCGCCAAATCCGAGTTCGTTCGTTCGAGTCGCAACCAGTCCAATCGTCTCGGACGGCGGCTGGTCATTCGATGCCAGTTGGGCAGATTATGATGGCGACAACTACCCTAACCTGTTTGTCTGCGACGATAATTTCGGCAGTATCACCGATGTATACTATCTCTACCACAACAACGGCGATGGTACATTCACAAGAATGACCAACGGTGAAATTGCATCCGACAATGAGCCTTCCCATGCTGCCGCCTGGGCTGACCACGACCATGATGGCGACCTGGATCTCTACTTCGCCAGCTATGATCCCTATAGTGAAAACAATCCGGCCTTTCTGAGAAATGAGTTGTTCCGAAACAAAGGTAACGGCAATAACTGGATTATAATCAAGCCGGTTGGGATGTCAATGGATAGCTTGGCAACATGGGGTACGGCGGCATTAAAACCGTAA